One window from the genome of Amblyraja radiata isolate CabotCenter1 chromosome X, sAmbRad1.1.pri, whole genome shotgun sequence encodes:
- the LOC116968237 gene encoding cocaine- and amphetamine-regulated transcript protein-like — protein sequence MVSDRLLLAVYFCVLFSMAVRAENSDLEPRALRAFYSKNYYPGSEKELLGALHEVLKKLQTKRLPTWEKKYGQGPQCNIGDMCAVRKGPRIWRTCNCLSSKCNYFLFKCV from the exons ATGGTCAGCGATAGGCTCCTGCTTGCTGTCTACTTTTGCGTCTTGTTCTCCATGGCTGTTAGAGCAGAGAACTCGGACCTGGAGCCAAGAGCCCTGCGAGCCTTCTACTCCAAAAACTATTATCCCGGCAGCGAGAAGGAACTG CTCGGAGCTCTACACGAGGTGCTGAAGAAACTGCAGACTAAACGGCTTCCAACCTGGGAGAAGAAGTATGGACAGGGGCCTCAG TGTAACATCGGAGACATGTGTGCAGTGAGAAAAGGACCCAGGATTTGGAGGACCTGTAACTGCCTGAGTTCGAAATGCAATTACTTTCTGTTTAAATGTGTATAG
- the ccin gene encoding calicin, with protein sequence MKLEFDDHKHSAFILQALNAQRQKKECCDVVINVGSHSFSAHQNILTAVSPYVKDLIHSCNIQPSDELSVTIDIDYMSPVSVEQLLEYFYTGKIIIADKNVEDLLKGAKYFMIKRLKSHCVEYLEVVLDKQNYMYTLMLAETYDLPDLAATVYSYLKEQFFDLSETKEFVECPYHVLLRLVKDEDLHAASEDQVLLTTVRWTNHDLERRRSNFQKLFTNIYLNGVTDDLLAEVSSEELLVKNNTTCMLAIVDVLSHRKQEHINSLLQYQRKGALMDVVLVVGGQSSDGGFRNAVYAYVIDENKWLKVTPMPYRAAALGAVCNRKYLYVTGGTNEQNASLKSAWRYDLDKSAWCKLPDLPLGLVFHSMIACNGIVYTVGGSVAPRKYISTIYRYDEKKEKWTTVGRMSVPMDCAEVVTKGDRYIYIATGRCMINDRITRVGIVDCFDTITGEVKQSLTFPIEFKHRPVVSFQGDSTLYVQSHKHTIEVNLQNFKATKLTKRIPLLPNATKLEVCNAMTTIRNLVFVCGGTSVAEDGNVKEYAVNKNAFLLDTKLGVWDEVAKPSEALESSACCKAKLQCKFIQKPEKILFKTN encoded by the coding sequence ATGAAGCTGGAATTTGATGACCATAAGCACAGTGCCTTCATCTTGCAAGCTCTCAATGCCCAAAGACAGAAGAAAGAGTGTTGCGATGTTGTCATCAACGTGGGCTCCCATTCGTTTTCGGCCCACCAGAACATTCTCACCGCCGTCAGTCCCTACGTCAAGGACTTAATCCACAGTTGCAATATCCAGCCATCAGACGAGTTGTCCGTCACCATTGACATTGACTACATGAGCCCGGTATCGGTAGAACAGCTGTTGGAATACTTCTACACGGGTAAGATCATCATAGCGGACAAGAATGTGGAGGATCTACTCAAGGGCGCCAAGTACTTCATGATAAAACGTCTCAAGTCCCATTGCGTGGAGTATTTAGAGGTTGTACTCGACAAACAAAATTACATGTACACTCTCATGTTGGCTGAGACCTACGACTTACCTGATTTGGCAGCCACCGTGTACAGCTACCTGAAAGAGCAATTCTTCGATTTGAGTGAGACGAAGGAATTTGTGGAGTGCCCCTACCACGTCTTGCTCAGGCTGGTCAAGGATGAGGACCTCCACGCTGCCAGCGAGGACCAGGTGCTGCTGACCACAGTAAGGTGGACGAACCAcgacttagagcgcaggaggagcaATTTTCAGAAGCTGTTCACCAACATCTACCTGAACGGCGTCACCGACGATCTGCTCGCCGAGGTCAGCAGCGAAGAGCTGTTGGTCAAGAACAACACCACCTGCATGTTGGCCATAGTGGACGTGCTCAGCCACCGCAAACAGGAGCACATCAACAGCCTCTTGCAGTACCAGAGGAAAGGCGCCCTGATGGATGTTGTGCTAGTCGTGGGCGGCCAAAGCAGTGACGGCGGTTTCCGCAACGCAGTCTACGCCTACGTGATTGATGAGAACAAGTGGCTCAAGGTCACCCCCATGCCTTATCGAGCCGCTGCCTTGGGGGCAGTCTGCAACAGGAAGTACCTGTACGTGACGGGAGGCACCAATGAGCAAAACGCCAGTCTGAAGTCGGCGTGGAGGTATGACCTGGACAAAAGCGCCTGGTGCAAGCTGCCTGACCTTCCACTCGGACTGGTCTTCCATTCCATGATAGCGTGCAATGGGATAGTGTACACGGTCGGGGGCAGTGTGGCCCCCAGGAAGTACATCTCCACCATCTATCGCTACGATGAGAAAAAGGAGAAGTGGACAACCGTCGGAAGGATGAGTGTCCCCATGGACTGTGCTGAGGTTGTGACTAAAGGGGATAGATACATCTACATCGCAACGGGCAGGTGCATGATCAACGACAGGATCACCAGGGTTGGGATTGTGGACTGTTTCGACACTATAACGGGCGAGGTGAAGCAGAGCTTGACTTTCCCCATAGAGTTCAAACACAGGCCCGTGGTCTCCTTCCAAGGGGACTCCACGCTCTACGTGCAGAGCCACAAGCACACCATCGAGGTGAACTTGCAGAATTTCAAGGCCACCAAGCTGACCAAGCGCATCCCCTTGCTCCCGAACGCCACCAAGCTGGAGGTGTGCAACGCCATGACCACCATCCGCAACCTAGTCTTCGTCTGTGGCGGGACCTCCGTGGCCGAAGACGGCAATGTGAAGGAATACGCCGTGAACAAAAACGCCTTCCTGTTGGACACCAAACTGGGAGTGTGGGACGAGGTGGCAAAGCCTTCGGAAGCGTTGGAAAGCTCCGCCTGCTGCAAGGCCAAACTGCAATGCAAGTTTATCCAAAAGCCGGAGAAAATCCTCTTCAAAACAAACTAG